The following coding sequences are from one Triticum aestivum cultivar Chinese Spring chromosome 5A, IWGSC CS RefSeq v2.1, whole genome shotgun sequence window:
- the LOC123105208 gene encoding uncharacterized protein, whose amino-acid sequence MATGVAQEPEEEETAMDTEVAQEPEEETAMDTGAVPDPEEGTVVILDSVMLDRIGRTHCHNGLGAARKAVKGNKTAVQVDMDSGRSFYVSFTLAAPPQGGASYLDLHWPESSAKSVPPFAQPAYPYVRAIDKDLVLFHVSIPSQTRHCAFTTHLFVYTAAGHSPSVQQLPLYHDDRRIMPFLGDKSTTGILRRQEGRYIVADLNLYGKENATGNYYMCAELCIFNSNSRSRMWRLSIQDAPKPQDQSNGQFPTLWSTDHVLALDGRFMCWVDYFSGVLLSDFCNMRLSRVLHFVPFPGEEEYTAEVREERCFAQRFRSVSISQGKMRFVHIDNDLHTELHTGCQGQRPSQKITIWTLNMMDANSRFKWEPHHVIDLDRLWLTPSVPRRLPEYPIIAPNNPDVLYCLLRKQEFHGEASMIMVDMNPASPWLCTPYINRRSVHVKDHKSEFPNMPLLPTVFFKYLESSTGMPWDNDKFATRPSKKLRSATCEDLESGDWC is encoded by the exons ATGGCCACCGGAGTCGCGcaagagccggaggaggaggagaccgcCATGGACACCGAAGTCGCGCAAGAGCCGGAGGAGGAGACCGCCATGGACACCGGAGCCGTACCAGATCCGGAGGAGGGGACCGTCGTCATCCTCGATTCGGTGATGCTGGATCGCATCGGCCGCACCCACTGCCACAACGGCCTAGGCGCTGCTCGCAAGGCTGTCAAGGGGAACAAGACCGCCGTTCAAGTCGACATGGACAGCGGCCGCTCCTTCTACGTCTCCTTCACCCTCGCGGCTCCTCCACAAGGGGGGGCCTCCTACCTCGATCTCCACTGGCCGGAAAGCTCAGCCAAATCCGTGCCCCCCTTCGCGCAGCCCGCCTATCCCTACGTCAGGGCAATCGACAAGGACCTCGTCCTCTTCCACGTCTCCATCCCGAGCCAGACTCGCCACTGCGCCTTCACGACACATCTGTTCGTCTACACCGCCGCCGGTCATTCCCCCTCGGTGCAGCAGCTCCCTCTGTACCATGATGACAGGAGGATAATGCCGTTCCTGGGGGATAAGTCCACCACAGGCATCCTGCGGCGCCAAGAAGGCCGCTACATCGTTGCCGACCTCAACCTCTACGGGAAAGAAAATGCCACAGGCAATTATTACATGTGTGCCGAACTCTGCATCTTCAACTCCAACTCCAGGTCACGGATGTGGAGGCTCTCTATCCAGGATGCCCCAAAGCCGCAGGACCAGAGCAATGGCCAGTTCCCCACCCTCTGGTCAACCGATCATGTGCTCGCTCTTGATGGCCGTTTCATGTGCTGGGTTGACTACTTCAGCGGCGTCCTGCTATCTGACTTCTGTAATATGCGCTTATCTCGGGTGCTCCACTTCGTGCCTTTCCCTGGAGAAGAAGAGTACACTGCAGAGGTACGTGAGGAAAGGTGCTTCGCGCAGAGATTCCGTAGTGTGTCCATCAGCCAAGGCAAGATGCGCTTCGTCCACATTGACAATGACTTGCACACCGAGTTACACACTGGCTGCCAAGGGCAGCGGCCTAGCCAAAAAATCACCATTTGGACTTTGAACATGATGGATGCTAACTCCAGGTTCAAGTGGGAGCCACATCATGTGATCGACCTGGATCGTCTTTGGCTGACACCTAGTGTACCTCGGCGTCTTCCTGAGTATCCAATCATCGCCCCCAATAACCCGGATGTTCTGTACTGCCTGTTAAGGAAGCAGGAATTTCATGGTGAGGCCTCCATGATCATGGTTGACATGAACCCTGCATCTCCGTGGTTGTGTACTCCATATATCAATCGGCGGTCTGTGCATGTGAAAGATCACAAAAGCGAGTTTCCTAATATGCCCCTCCTTCCAACTGTCTTCTTCAAATACCTTGAAAGTTCAACAG GGATGCCATGGGACAATGACAAGTTTGCAACTCGTCCTTCAAAGAAATTAAGGTCTGCAACGTGTGAAGACCTGGAGTCTGGTGACTGGTGTTGA